A region from the Cannabis sativa cultivar Pink pepper isolate KNU-18-1 chromosome 9, ASM2916894v1, whole genome shotgun sequence genome encodes:
- the LOC115722811 gene encoding uncharacterized protein LOC115722811 isoform X1: protein MSEEGRVHPDCRNAYNPYHVCSDYCFKIIAEVKARIDQTQLEGQKASGESNLGATHQEDCLNDKRPDSGEDSDDDGDHADPVEEVMEEDFQKFTGRKKRLWELRQKMNKARKDNQTDIAQERKRMEAPTESRGISKQKWLEERKKRIGKLLDANGLDMKTAYMLDTEEMAETKYKKWEKDPAPSGWDVFNQKTLYNAYKKRTKNIEIDLTEYNRMKESDPEFYREASSLQYGKAPKISEDKIEKMVKELKDRDEKRGSFSRRRRFHDEKDIDSINDRNEHFNKKIERAFGKYTLEIKNNLERGTALPD from the exons ATGTCTGAGGAAGGGAGAGTACACCCAGATTGCAGAAACGCCTATAATCCTTACCATGTGTGCAGTGATTACTGCTTCAAAATTATTGCTGAAGTCAAGGCTCGGATTGATCAAACTCAATTAG AAGGCCAAAAGGCGAGTGGGGAGTCCAATTTAGGGGCTACACACCAGGAGGATTGCTTGAACGATAAAAGGCCAGATTCTGGTgaagattctgatgatgatggtgatcaTGCTGACCCTGTCGAAGAGGTCATGGAAGAGGACTTCCAAAAGTTTACTGGGAGGAAGAAAAGACTCTGGGAATTGAGGCAGAAGATG AACAAAGCTAGAAAAGACAATCAAACTGACATTGCACAAGAAAGGAAGCGAATGGAAGCTCCAACTGAGTCGCGGGGCATTTCTAAACAAAAATGGCTTGAAGAGAGGAAGAAAAGAATTGGAAAGCTTTTGGATGCAAATGGTTTAGATATGAAAACTGCATACATGCTAGATACCGAAGAGATGGCAGAAACAAAATATAAGAAATGGGAAAAGGATCCTGCCCCTTCTGGTTGGGATG TTTTTAATCAGAAAACACTCTACAATGCATACAAAAAGAGAACAAAGAACATCGAAATTGATTTGACAGAATACAATAGGATGAAAGAATCAGATCCCGAGTTCTATCGTGAAGCTTCGAGTCTCCAATATGGAAAG gCACCAAAGATCTCGGAGGATAAGATAGAAAAGATGGTAAAGGAACTCAAGGACCGAGACGAGAAGCGAGGGTCATTTAGCAGGAGGAGGAGGTTCCATGACGAGAAGGATATTGACTCGATCAATGACCGAAATGAACATTTCAACAAAAAGATTGAGCGTGCCTTCGGTAAATACACTCTGGAGATCAAGAACAACCTCGAGCGGGGTACAGCCTTGCCTGACTAG
- the LOC115722811 gene encoding uncharacterized protein LOC115722811 isoform X2, producing the protein MSEEGRVHPDCRNAYNPYHVCSDYCFKIIAEVKARIDQTQLGQKASGESNLGATHQEDCLNDKRPDSGEDSDDDGDHADPVEEVMEEDFQKFTGRKKRLWELRQKMNKARKDNQTDIAQERKRMEAPTESRGISKQKWLEERKKRIGKLLDANGLDMKTAYMLDTEEMAETKYKKWEKDPAPSGWDVFNQKTLYNAYKKRTKNIEIDLTEYNRMKESDPEFYREASSLQYGKAPKISEDKIEKMVKELKDRDEKRGSFSRRRRFHDEKDIDSINDRNEHFNKKIERAFGKYTLEIKNNLERGTALPD; encoded by the exons ATGTCTGAGGAAGGGAGAGTACACCCAGATTGCAGAAACGCCTATAATCCTTACCATGTGTGCAGTGATTACTGCTTCAAAATTATTGCTGAAGTCAAGGCTCGGATTGATCAAACTCAATTAG GCCAAAAGGCGAGTGGGGAGTCCAATTTAGGGGCTACACACCAGGAGGATTGCTTGAACGATAAAAGGCCAGATTCTGGTgaagattctgatgatgatggtgatcaTGCTGACCCTGTCGAAGAGGTCATGGAAGAGGACTTCCAAAAGTTTACTGGGAGGAAGAAAAGACTCTGGGAATTGAGGCAGAAGATG AACAAAGCTAGAAAAGACAATCAAACTGACATTGCACAAGAAAGGAAGCGAATGGAAGCTCCAACTGAGTCGCGGGGCATTTCTAAACAAAAATGGCTTGAAGAGAGGAAGAAAAGAATTGGAAAGCTTTTGGATGCAAATGGTTTAGATATGAAAACTGCATACATGCTAGATACCGAAGAGATGGCAGAAACAAAATATAAGAAATGGGAAAAGGATCCTGCCCCTTCTGGTTGGGATG TTTTTAATCAGAAAACACTCTACAATGCATACAAAAAGAGAACAAAGAACATCGAAATTGATTTGACAGAATACAATAGGATGAAAGAATCAGATCCCGAGTTCTATCGTGAAGCTTCGAGTCTCCAATATGGAAAG gCACCAAAGATCTCGGAGGATAAGATAGAAAAGATGGTAAAGGAACTCAAGGACCGAGACGAGAAGCGAGGGTCATTTAGCAGGAGGAGGAGGTTCCATGACGAGAAGGATATTGACTCGATCAATGACCGAAATGAACATTTCAACAAAAAGATTGAGCGTGCCTTCGGTAAATACACTCTGGAGATCAAGAACAACCTCGAGCGGGGTACAGCCTTGCCTGACTAG
- the LOC115721896 gene encoding ribonuclease 3: MKATLITIVVLSYLSVLCVSHDFDFFFFVEQWPGSYCEEHGCCKPSTGVTPSDDFTIIGLWPKFNNGSTPSNCNPNNVFDPTKISDLIKSMEEEWTSLSCPSNDGTELWEIQWNKHGTCSESILDQHAYFQASLNLKNSVDLLQALKKSGIEPNGKFYEVEKIKEAIKNEVGYTPGLSCHKNTDGESMLYQVYLCVDSSASNFIECPIFPKGKACVSQALFPSFQAITTTTSGVNYSK; this comes from the exons ATGAAGGCAACTTTGATCACTATTGTAGTACTTAGCTATCTCTCAGTCCTTTGTGTCTCACATGATTTtgatttcttcttctttgttgaACAG TGGCCAGGTTCATATTGTGAAGAACATGGTTGTTGCAAGCCATCAACAGGAGTAACACCTTCTGATGATTTTACCATTATTGGGCTTTGGCCTAAGTTCAACAATGGTTCTACTCCTTCAAATTGCAACCCCAATAATGTCTTTGACCCAACTAAG atATCTGATTTGATAAAATCTATGGAAGAAGAATGGACAAGTTTATCATGTCCAAGCAATGATGGAACTGAGCTTTGGGAAATACAATGGAACAAACATGGAACTTGCTCTGAGTCTATTCTTGACCAACATGCTTATTTTCAAGCAAGTCTTAACCTTAAAAACAGTGTAGACCTTCTTCAAGCTCTTAAAAAATCAG gaataGAGCCAAATGGAAAGTTTTATGAAGTGGAGAAGATCAAAGAGgcaataaagaatgaagttggGTACACACCAGGATTATCATGTCACAAAAACACAGATGGTGAATCAATGCTTTACCAAGTTTACTTATGTGTGGACTCTTCAGCCTCAAACTTCATTGAATGCCCTATTTTCCCCAAAGGAAAAGCTTGTGTTTCTCAAGCACTCTTCCCTTCATTTCAAGCCATCACTACCACAACTTCTGGTGTTAATTATTCCAAATAA